The following are encoded together in the Plasmodium knowlesi strain H genome assembly, chromosome: 8 genome:
- a CDS encoding prohibitin. prohibitin, with protein MSNPQNFDIHNLRRLGKIGVSVGAFLGLTSFSSWLFNNSLYNVEAGKRAIKYNRLFGLSNRIYGEGTHFLIPYFERCIIYDVRTKPRVLMSLTGSRDLQMVNITCRVLSRPNENKLVEIYRTLGKEYDEKVLPSIINEVLKSVVAQYNASQLITQREVVSKSVREQLVQRAKDFNILLDDASITHLSFSNEYEKAVEAKQVAQQEAERSKYIVLKAEQEKKSTIIKAQGEAEVAKLIGLAVRDNPAFMELKKIELSKEVSNIISKCQNKVMLSTDSLLFNFAK; from the coding sequence ATGAGTAACCCACAGAACTTTGACATACACAATTTAAGAAGGCTAGGTAAGATAGGAGTAAGTGTAGGGGCATTCCTTGGGTTGACATCTTTTAGCAGTTGGTTATTTAACAACAGTCTATATAATGTCGAGGCAGGAAAGAGGGCCATAAAATATAATAGGTTGTTTGGACTATCGAACAGAATATATGGAGAAGGGACTCACTTTTTAATCCCCTATTTTGAGAGGTGTATTATTTATGATGTGAGAACGAAACCTAGAGTTCTTATGTCCTTAACAGGATCTAGAGACTTACAAATGGTAAATATCACATGCCGTGTTTTGTCGAGACCAAATGAAAACAAGCTAGTAGAAATATACAGAACTTTGGGAAAAGAATATGATGAAAAGGTCCTTCCGTCCATCATTAATGAAGTGTTAAAAAGTGTGGTAGCTCAGTACAACGCTTCTCAATTAATTACCCAAAGGGAGGTGGTAAGTAAATCTGTTAGGGAACAGCTGGTGCAGAGGGCCAAGGATTTTAATATCCTTCTGGACGATGCCTCCATAACACACCTAAGTTTTAGTAATGAATATGAAAAAGCTGTGGAAGCGAAACAGGTGGCTCAGCAGGAGGCTGAAAGGAGCAAATACATCGTTTTAAAAGCAgaacaagaaaagaaatCCACAATTATTAAAGCACAAGGGGAGGCTGAAGTAGCCAAGTTAATTGGACTTGCGGTGAGGGACAACCCTGCCTTCATGgaactaaaaaaaatagaactCTCGAAGGAGGTCTCCAACATCATTTCGAAATGTCAGAACAAAGTTATGCTGTCCACGGACTCCCTTCTCTTCAATTTTGCCAAGTGA